The proteins below are encoded in one region of Scylla paramamosain isolate STU-SP2022 chromosome 8, ASM3559412v1, whole genome shotgun sequence:
- the LOC135102877 gene encoding uncharacterized protein LOC135102877 codes for MEEQAKQLQAEYLGHWWHVLLPDLLEELFECTDILIWVLDGADGNCMRDCQGILKKLAASASRSSAFVTSSRAAVVERIRWCCRVALMSAGRRMAGVGTSASALWSRTTTASTSQGRFIKKFNCEDIDECVAPRSCFQYCTNTTGGFHCCSQPGYRRHSSNYMHCMADSGNPYLISYRAHMSSPETPWVLVEKNEMTVDGLAVWIHGNI; via the exons atggaggagcagGCAAAACAG TTACAAGCTGAATATCTGGGACATTGGTGGCATGTCCTCCTGCCAGACCTACTGGAGGAACTTTTTGAGTGCACTGACATCCTTATCTGGGTGTTGGACGGTGCTGATGGAAACTGCATGAGAGACTGTCAGGGGATACTGAAGAAACTGGCAGCAAGTGCATCCAGAAGCAGTGCctttgtgacgtcatcaagggcTGCAGTagtggagag GATTAGATGGTGCTGCCGTGTGGCATTGATGAGTGCCGGGAGAAGAATGGCGGGTGTGGGCACCTCTGCGTCAGCACTGTGGAGCCGAACTACTACTGCCAGTACCAGCCAGGGTAGATTCATCAAGAAGTTTAACTGTGAAG ACATTGATGAGTGTGTGGCGCCCAGGTCCTGCTTCCAATATTGCACTAACACCACTGGTGGCTTCCACTGCTGCAGTCAGCCTGGCTACCGCCGTCACTCTTCCAACTACATGCACTGCATGGCAGATTCTGGCAATCCCTATCTCATCTCTTATAG AGCCCATATGAGCAGTCCAGAGACTCCTTGGGTGCTGGTGGAGAAGAATGAGATGACAGTGGATGGTCTTGCAGTCTGGATCCATGGGAACATTTAG
- the LOC135102880 gene encoding uncharacterized protein LOC135102880, translating into MRDCQGVLKKLAASASRSSAFVTSSRAAVVERIRWCCRVALMSAGRRMAGVGTSASALWSRITTASTSQGRLIKKFNCEDIDECVAPRSCFQYCTNTTGGFHCCSQPGYRRHSSNYMHCMADSGNPYLISYRAHMSSPETPWVLVEKNEMTVDGLAVWIHGNI; encoded by the exons ATGAGAGACTGTCAGGGGGTACTGAAGAAACTGGCAGCAAGTGCATCCAGAAGCAGTGCctttgtgacgtcatcaagggcTGCAGTagtggagag GATTAGATGGTGCTGCCGTGTGGCATTGATGAGTGCCGGGAGAAGAATGGCGGGTGTGGGCACCTCTGCGTCAGCACTGTGGAGCCGAATTACTACTGCCAGTACCAGCCAGGGTAGACTCATCAAGAAGTTTAACTGTGAAG ACATTGATGAGTGTGTGGCGCCCAGGTCCTGCTTCCAATATTGCACTAACACCACTGGTGGCTTCCACTGCTGCAGTCAGCCTGGCTACCGCCGTCACTCTTCCAACTACATGCACTGCATGGCAGATTCTGGCAATCCCTATCTCATCTCTTATAG AGCCCATATGAGCAGTCCAGAGACTCCTTGGGTGCTGGTGGAGAAGAATGAGATGACAGTGGATGGTCTTGCAGTCTGGATCCATGGGAACATTTAG